In Chitinispirillum alkaliphilum, a genomic segment contains:
- a CDS encoding Ankyrin encodes MPQSLSQFIALLNMRRMKAEEFFSKDMEIEFAKAIERGNTKKMRSIINNGLDINAQGKDGINFLTWAFLKFRKDSFEFLIRNGADPNLKNDRGYSVVAFAAMAKDIHYLQLLLRNGADPNTTVPLKTRPILSVCVAARKKDFVELLIRFGADINLQDKGGYTPMAAGMVHNQYDTIYRLLKLGADPTLTDRFGRNLYDMMKTQPDNLNEEFAYWKQKVTDFLAEYEW; translated from the coding sequence GCAGTTTATAGCTTTATTAAATATGAGAAGAATGAAAGCAGAAGAATTCTTTTCAAAAGATATGGAGATTGAATTTGCCAAGGCAATCGAACGTGGGAACACCAAAAAAATGCGTTCCATAATCAACAACGGCTTGGATATCAATGCTCAAGGAAAGGATGGTATCAACTTTTTAACCTGGGCTTTTCTGAAATTTAGAAAGGATAGCTTTGAATTTCTCATAAGAAATGGTGCTGATCCCAATCTTAAAAATGATCGGGGGTATTCGGTTGTTGCATTTGCGGCTATGGCCAAAGATATACATTATTTGCAGCTCTTATTAAGAAACGGAGCAGACCCGAACACAACTGTTCCGCTGAAAACAAGACCAATTCTATCAGTATGTGTTGCAGCGAGAAAGAAAGATTTTGTTGAATTGTTGATTCGGTTCGGAGCTGACATTAATCTTCAGGATAAAGGTGGGTATACTCCTATGGCTGCTGGAATGGTACATAATCAATATGATACTATTTATCGGTTGTTAAAATTGGGAGCTGATCCAACTTTAACCGATAGGTTTGGTAGGAATTTGTATGATATGATGAAAACACAGCCAGATAATCTCAATGAAGAATTCGCATATTGGAAACAGAAAGTAACAGACTTTTTGGCCGAGTATGAATGGTAA